Proteins co-encoded in one Populus trichocarpa isolate Nisqually-1 chromosome 10, P.trichocarpa_v4.1, whole genome shotgun sequence genomic window:
- the LOC7455514 gene encoding uncharacterized protein LOC7455514 isoform X6 — translation MAKREVLLDRWRTIEEEEELHANDGDNPVIRRRLHLLKEQWFSDTFKYLISLPREEHIWCGDFDLMGPLLETFYNYYKDDRPDSPLRLLWKRMSGEMRHCIQCVSQHHHAQEMYDKEYETSSIGPLLEVLRSIDEERVTRHLREINDRLKKQEYDHLRDNVDVVSLMYEVLMFPVLLDDQSLLSEFELFIEAVDNMHELALSGHQQFPGVYALLFLNRRVRTVGRRLARSMEKLRGATDLEPLQPLLKKFVGFLETEILPSASKTSRPRAQMERLSIWLGITSLLEFLEPPAFEEGILECYPIFFDIVLNHISGDSAEFSHAVSCLKELFKMLGCKLWLRSTLSPSVMRNTLLGQCFHTRNEKIHKDILDLFPPFLQSLEALQDGEHEKQRRHFLYFLLHQVPVSSNFNVLTRKLACKIALLIVHRGYKMNPPCPPYECAHMWGPSLVATLKDSSLHSALRQPAFDLIQIILVSDAAALLSTMWSNHTIIDADTNICLELNDDVKDEDRLPFVIDVEDTDGICWSEFSAQSKIASEEHRGWMCIPMLWIDVLVDMDPSVLPLSFSKAVFWARSHLTMVEPETSVQTVGTWLSTSATEISTSFGWKVPTGFDDGGVGKESKNSIKVSVMHLPLIRTFNRLTTHFLALMRLGELRKQWTWEPSMAESLILSLLDSNDDVRQFGKCILEQVSSTRGLACGLKFLCSSGCSLAAMFLGLRHALKVVQLDSVVSKFQTLQHFFFVLCKLIKEGDLHKPDLQQNSSDDSKIRKYSSQGGFLTHPVFDSSSSNIDGHSLNVDLKLQEKFRYLLSRIAWPSIRMFLVEGKAFIDYSLCQMTCVRVLEILPVVFERLFQPLFKHAWDNGKMVENPSNFGWLYDLMDWGKSSLKVVVVYWKRTVIYLLNLLKGFCSNASELTVRAIEKLISCDNISIDQLTEQVSHLRVALSKEVSFDNVMITSKPKAPDVLPVPVEDADVQILDSVSVSDKRNKSDVIVVSDDEAEKQISPVKVAASKSDSCQISLDSKKIAPADRSVSQTDTENKGSRNDTSRDLLDDPQQKYALDITSLTSQKLDSDKLRGKQPPHLKSKGGSKSSKNVPLSSQCRIDLKSPESVSSKSSNEAGNSMISETRDSILKELVRETGANPPEAAVKSVRQQQFNLTKLTATVLKRQVIQLKTPAGNRFGNLQRLEAGVKRFKPPRLDDWYRPILEIDYFAIVGLASARKDENRTVSRLKEVPVCFQSPEQYIDIFRPLVLEEFKAQLRSSFLEMSSWGEMYYGSLSVLSVERIDDFHLVRFVHDESDSTSSRSFSDNDLLLLTKEAPENASHDVHMVGKVERRERENKRRSSILLIRFYFLNGSLRLNQARRQLVDRSKWHASRIMSITPQLREFQALSSIKDIPILSAILKPVNDSLCNNESRELGLSNLSQPLQQTLKSSFNDSQLQAISVAIGSTILKKDFDLSLIQGPPGTGKTRTIVAIVSGLLASLQGTKDTKNSLKGHLKQGNGLSITSRPKINQSVAIARAWQDAALARQLNKDVERNEKSVESYFRRRVLICAQSNAAVDELVSRISSQGLYGNDGKMYKPYLVRVGNAKTVHPNSLPFFIDTLVDNRLAEERMHLSDSKKDSGIGSSAALRSNLEKLVDCIRFYEAKRANLKDGNLDLKNSLEDELHKEDETKQMSDSELEITLKKLYEEKKQLFKDLSAAQVQEKKTSEEIRAMKHKLRKLILKDAEIVVTTLSGCGGDLYVVCSESMSNYKFACPSEHTLFDAVVIDEAAQALEPATLIPLQLLKSNGTKCIMVGDPKQLPATVLSNVASKFLYECSMFERLQRAGHPVTMLTKQYRMHPEICRFPSLHFYDSKLMNGEKMSNKSASFHEIEVLGPYLFYDIMDGQELRGKNSGASSLYNEREAEAAVELLRFFKRRDERLIY, via the exons atgGCGAAGAGGGAAGTATTATTAGATAGATGGAGAACCatcgaggaagaagaagaacttcACGCCAACGATGGCGATAATCCAGTCATACGACGCCGTCTTCACCTCCTCAAAGAACaatg GTTTTCAGACACATTTAAGTACTTGATTAGTTTGCCCAGAGAAGAACATATATGGTGTGGAGATTTTGATTTGATGGGCCCACTTTTAGAGACATTTTACAATTACTACAAAGATGACCGGCCGGACTCTCCGCTCCGGCTTCTGTGGAAGAGGATGTCTGGCGAAATGCGGCATTGCATCCAGTGTGTATCTCAGCATCATCACGCTCAAGAGATGTATGACAAGGAGTACGAGACGAGTTCTATTGGACCACTTCTTGAGGTGTTAAGGAGTATTGATGAGGAAAGGGTGACTCGGCATCTGAGAGAGATTAATGATAGATTGAAGAAGCAGGAGTATGATCATTTGCGTGATAATGTTGATGTTGTTAGTCTCATGTATGag GTCTTGATGTTTCCTGTCTTACTGGACGATCAATCTTTGCTATCTGAATTTGAATTATTCATCGAAGCAGTCGATAATATGCATGAACTGGCTTTATCTGGACATCAACAGTTTCCG GGTGTTTATGCGTTGCTTTTTCTGAATAGAAGAGTACGCACTGTTGGTAGACGTTTAGCACGATCTATGGAGAAATTGAG GGGAGCAACAGATTTGGAACCTTTGCAGCCTTTACTGAAAAAATTCGTTGGGTTTTTAGAGACAGAAATACTACCATCAGCTTCTAAGACTTCGAGGCCAAGAGCACAGATGGAGCGCCTATCCATATGGCTTGGAATCACATCATT ACTTGAGTTCCTAGAACCTCCAGCTTTTGAAGAAGGCATACTGGAGTGCTATCccattttttttgatattgtgcTCAACCATATCAGTGGCGATTCAGCTGAATTCTCTCATGCAGTAAGCTGTTTGAAAGAACTCTTCAAAATGCTTG GTTGCAAACTCTGGCTGAGGTCTACGTTGTCTCCAAGTGTGATGCGTAACACATTACTGGGCCAGTGTTTCCATACTCGAAATGAGAAAATCCATAAAGACATTTTAGATCTTTTTCCACCTTTTCTGCAG TCCCTTGAGGCTTTGCAAGATGGGGAACATGAAAAGCAACGAAGGCACTTCCTTTATTTCCTACTCCATCAAGTTCCCGTGAGCAGCAACTTCAATGTTCTTACAAGAAAACTTGCATGCAAG ATAGCCCTTCTTATCGTACACCGAGGCTACAAGATGAACCCACCATGCCCCCCTTATGAATGTGCTCATATGTG GGGCCCTTCACTTGTGGCTACTCTGAAGGATTCATCACTTCATAGTGCTCTCCGGCAACCTGCATTTGATCTTATACAGATTATTTTAGTTTCTGATGCTGCTGCCTTGCTAAGTACAATGTGGAGTAACCACACAATTATTGATGCTGATACAAACATTTGTCTTGAGCTGAATGATGATGTTAAAGATGAAGATAGGCTTCCATTTGTTATTGACGTCGAAGATACGGATGGTATATGTTGGAGTGAATTCAGTGCACAGAGCAAGATCGCTTCTGAAGAGCACAGAGGATGGATGTGCATTCCCATGCTATGGATTGATGTTTTAGTTGATATGGACCCATCAGTCCTTCCATTGTCATTTTCGAAGGCTGTTTTCTGGGCTCGATCTCATTTGACAATGGTAGAACCTGAAACCAGTGTGCAAACAGTTGGAACCTGGCTTTCAACTTCAGCCACAGAAATCTCCACTTCATTTGGGTGGAAGGTTCCGACAGGTTTTGATGATGGTGGGGTTGGAAAGGAGTCGAAAAACTCTATCAAAGTGTCAGTGATGCATCTTCCTTTAATAAGAACATTCAACAG GTTAACCACACACTTTTTAGCTCTAATGAGGCTAGGGGAATTACGGAAGCAATGGACTTGGGAGCCAAGCATGGCAGAGAGCTTGATCCTTTCACTTTTGGATTCTAATGAT GATGTGAGACAATTTGGCAAATGTATCTTGGAGCAGGTCTCAAGCACACGGGGTCTTGCATGTGGTTTGAAGTTTCTTTGCTCCAGCGGTTGTTCTTTGGCAGCCATGTTTTTAGGCTTGAGACATGCTTTGAAAGTG GTTCAACTGGATTCTGTTGTATCGAAGTTTCAGACTTTacaacattttttctttgttctatgCAAACTAATTAAAGAAGGGGATTTACATAAACCAGATTTGCAACAAAATTCATCTGATGACTCAAAGATCAGAAAGTACTCTTCCCAAGGTGGATTTCTGACACATCCGGTctttgattcttcttcttcaaacatTGATGGACATTCATTAAATGTTGACTTGAAATTGCAAGAGAAATTTCGCTACTTACTATCAAGAATTGCATGGCCATCAATTCGGATGTTCTTGGTAGAAGGAAAGGCATTTATTGATTACAGTCTTTGTCAG ATGACATGTGTCCGTGTGCTTGAGATCCTCCCTGTTGTTTTCGAGAGACTTTTCCAACCTCTGTTTAAACATGCATGGGATAATGGAAAGATGGTGGAAAATCCATCCAACTTTGGATGGCTTTATGATCTGATGGATTGGGGAAAGTCATCGCTTAAAGTTGTAGTTGTCTACTGGAAGCGAACAGTAATTTATCTACTGAATCTGCTTAAAGGCTTTTGCAGTAATGCTTCTGAGTTGACTGTCAGGGCCATTGAAAAACTTATTTCATGTG ATAATATAAGCATTGATCAATTGACAGAACAAGTATCACACCTTCGGGTTGCATTATCCAAGGAAGTGTCTTTTGATAATGTAATGATCACTTCAAAACCAAAAGCTCCAGATGTGCTTCCTGTTCCTGTAGAGGATGCTGATGTTCAAATTCTAGACTCAGTATCAGTGAGTGataagagaaataaaagtgacGTGATTGTAGTTTCAGATGATGAAgctgaaaaacaaatttcaccTGTTAAGGTGGCTGCTTCCAAAAGTGACTCATGTCAAATAAGTTTGGATAGCAAGAAAATTGCTCCTGCTGATAGAAGTGTTTCACAAACTGATACTGAAAATAAGGGATCTAGAAATGATACCTCAAGGGATCTACTGGATGACCCCCAACAAAAATATGCATTAGACATTACCAGTCTCACTTCTCAGAAGCTGGATTCTGATAAATTAAGAGGCAAACAACCTCCTCATCTCAAATCAAAAGGTGGATCTAAAAGCAGTAAAAATGTTCCTCTTTCATCCCAATGTAGAATTGATCTGAAGAGTCCTGAGTCTGTCAGCTCAAAAAGCTCGAATGAAGCTGGCAACAGCATGATTTCTGAAACAAGAGATTCAATACTGAAGGAGTTAGTGCGTGAAACTGGTGCTAATCCACCAGAGGCTGCAGTAAAATCTGTGAGGCAGCAGCAGTTTAATCTGACAAAGTTAACTGCCACTGTTCTTAAACGACAAGTTATCCAACTTAAAACACCTGCTGGAAATAGATTTGGAAATTTACAGAGACTGGAGGCTGGAGTTAAAAGATTCAAGCCTCCTAGACTTGATGACTGGTATAGACCCATTTTGGAAATAGATTACTTTGCTATAGTGGGATTAGCATCTGCAAGAAAAGATGAGAATCGGACTGTTAGTAGATTAAAGGAGGTTCCTGTGTGTTTCCAATCACCAGAACAGTACATTGACATTTTCCGGCCACTTGTTTTGGAGGAGTTTAAAGCACAGTTGCGTAGTTCCTTTTTGGAGATGTCTTCATGGGGGGAGATGTATTATGGCAGTCTATCCGTGTTGTCTGTTGAAAGGATTGATGACTTTCATCTTGTCCGGTTTGTCCATGATGAAAGTGATTCTACATCATCTAGAAGCTTTTCTGATAATGACCTTCTTTTGCTAACTAAAGAAGCTCCAGAAAATGCATCCCATGATGTTCATATGGTTGGAAAG GTGGAGAGGCGtgaaagagagaataaaagaagGTCAAGTATACTTCTCATCAGGTTCTATTTTCTAAATGGTTCTTTGCGTTTAAATCAAGCTAGGAGGCAACTTGTCGATCGTAGCAAATGGCATGCAAGTCGCATCATGAGCATTACACCTCAACTTAGAGAATTTCAGGCTCTATCATCAATAAAGGACATTCCCATCCTTTCAGCTATCTTAAAACCTGTCAATGATTCTCTATGTAATAATGAATCGAGAGAACTAGGTCTGAGTAATCTTTCTCAGCCCTTGCAGCAGACACTGAAGTCATCTTTTAATGACAGCCAACTGCAAGCTATAAGTGTCGCGATTGGATCAACTATTTTGAAGAAAGATTTTGATCTGTCTCTAATACAGGGTCCTCCAG GGACTGGGAAGACCAGAACCATAGTGGCCATTGTCAGTGGCTTGCTTGCTTCACTACAAGGAACAAAGGATACAAAAAATTCTCTAAAGGGACATTTGAAACAAGGTAATGGTTTGTCCATAACTTCAAGGCCAAAGATTAACCAGTCTGTTGCAATTGCCAGGGCTTGGCAGGATGCAGCGTTGGCTAGGCAGTTAAACAAGGACgtggaaagaaatgaaaagtcTGTGGAAAGTTATTTTAGGAGAAGGGTGCTAATCTGTGCCCAATCAAATGCTGCTGTTGATGAGTTGGTGTCAAGAATTTCCAGTCAAGGACTTTATGGCAATGATGGGAAAATGTACAAGCCATATCTTGTAAGGGTTGGCAATGCAAAAACGGTTCATCCAAATTCACTTCCATTCTTTATCGATACACTTGTTGATAATCGTCTTGCTGAAGAGAGGATGCATTTGAGTGATTCTAAGAAAGATTCAGGTATAGGCTCTTCTGCAGCATTGCGTTCTAATCTGGAAAAGTTAGTTGATTGCATTAGGTTCTATGAGGCTAAGCGGGCTAACTTGAAGGATGGAAATTTGGACCTCAAAAATTCTTTGGAAGATGAATTGCATAAAGAGGATGAAACAAAGCAAATGTCAGATTCTGAATTAGAGATCACACTAAAGAAATTatatgaagaaaagaaacaacttTTTAAAGATCTTAGTGCTGCTCAGGTGCAAGAGAAGAAAACTAGTGAAGAAATCAGAGCAATGAAACATAAGCTGCGGAAGTTGATATTAAAGGATGCTGAAATAGTGGTAACGACATTAAGTGGATGTGGTGGAGATCTCTATGTAGTTTGTTCTGAATCTatgtcaaattataaatttgctTGTCCATCTGAACATACCCTATTTGATGCAGTTGTGATTGATGAAGCAGCTCAG GCACTGGAACCTGCTACTTTGATTCCTCTTCAACTTTTAAAGTCAAATGGGACAAAGTGCATTATG GTTGGTGATCCGAAGCAGCTTCCTGCAACAGTTCTCTCTAATGTTGCAAGCAAGTTTCTTTATGAATGTAGCATGTTTGAGCGTCTACAAAGGGCTGGTCACCCAGTAACCATGCTTACCAAACAG TATAGGATGCACCCAGAGATTTGCCGGTTTCCCTCCTTGCACTTTTATGATAGCAAGTTGATGAATGGAGAGAAAATGTCAAACAAATCAGCATCATTTCATGAGATTGAGGTTCTTGGCCCTTATTTATTCTATGACATTATGGACGGCCAGGAGCTTCGCGGTAAAAATTCTGGTGCATCGTCCCTTTATAATGAACGTGAGGCTGAAGCTGCAGTTGAACTACTACGATTTTTCAAAAGGAG GGACGAGAGGTTGATATACTGA